In a single window of the Elaeis guineensis isolate ETL-2024a chromosome 4, EG11, whole genome shotgun sequence genome:
- the LOC105043222 gene encoding gibberellin 20 oxidase 1-D, which translates to MVVSSPEPRLMTAAAAASAAAAQQPPPPLVFDAAILSQRSDIPVQFVWPEEDKPTPDADEELTVPLIDLGGFLSGDPAATAEVSRLVAEACGRHGFFQVVNHGIPSGLLAEAHSCIEAFFSMPLAEKQRAQRKPGESCGYASSFTARFADRLPWKETLSFRFSSSPLSPDIVQSYFVHTLGEDFRHFGRIYQDYCEAMSRLSLEIMEVLGMSLGVGRAHFREFFQGNDSIMRLNYYPRCQKPELTLGTGPHCDPTSLTILHQDDVGGLQVFTDGKWRAISPNPDAFVVNIGDTFMALSNGRYKSCLHRAVVNSKVARKSLAFFLCPEMNKIVRPPEGLVDAGHPRAYPDFTWSTLLQFTQKHYRADMKTLDAFTKWILQAEGTVPQ; encoded by the exons ATGGTAGTCTCCTCCCCAGAACCGCGGCTGAtgaccgccgccgccgccgcctccgCCGCCGCTGCCCAGCAGCCACCACCGCCGTTGGTCTTCGACGCCGCCATCCTCAGCCAGCGGTCGGACATTCCGGTCCAATTCGTCTGGCCGGAGGAGGACAAGCCCACCCCGGACGCCGACGAGGAGCTCACCGTCCCTCTGATCGACCTCGGCGGCTTCCTCTCCGGCGACCCCGCCGCCACCGCGGAGGTCTCCAGACTCGTCGCCGAGGCGTGCGGGCGGCACGGGTTCTTCCAGGTCGTCAACCACGGCATCCCCTCGGGCCTCCTCGCGGAGGCCCATAGCTGCATCGAGGCCTTCTTCTCGATGCCTCTCGCCGAGAAGCAGAGAGCCCAGAGGAAGCCCGGCGAGAGCTGCGGCTATGCGAGCAGCTTTACCGCGAGGTTCGCCGATCGGCTCCCGTGGAAGGAGACCCTTTCTTTTCGcttctcctcctctcctctctccccagaTATCGTCCAGAGCTACTTCGTCCACACTCTCGGCGAAGATTTCCGGCACTTCGg AAGAATCTACCAAGACTACTGCGAGGCGATGAGTAGGCTGTCATTGGAGATAATGGAGGTTCTTGGGATGAGCCTTGGGGTGGGGCGGGCGCATTTCCGGGAGTTTTTCCAAGGGAATGATTCGATAATGAGGCTGAACTACTACCCACGCTGCCAGAAGCCGGAGCTGACCCTCGGCACCGGCCCCCATTGCGATCCCACCTCCCTGACCATCCTTCACCAGGACGACGTCGGCGGTCTCCAGGTGTTCACCGATGGCAAGTGGCGCGCCATCAGCCCCAATCCCGATGCCTTCGTCGTCAACATCGGCGACACCTtcatg GCGTTGTCGAATGGGCGGTACAAGAGCTGCCTGCACCGGGCGGTGGTGAACAGCAAGGTGGCGAGGAAGTCATTGGCCTTCTTTCTGTGCCCGGAGATGAACAAGATAGTGCGGCCGCCGGAGGGCTTGGTGGACGCCGGGCACCCAAGGGCCTACCCGGACTTCACGTGGTCGACGTTGCTCCAGTTCACCCAGAAGCACTACAGGGCCGACATGAAGACGCTCGATGCCTTCACCAAGTGGATCCTCCAGGCGGAGGGGACCGTGCCACAGTGA